Proteins from one Clupea harengus chromosome 17, Ch_v2.0.2, whole genome shotgun sequence genomic window:
- the pex2 gene encoding peroxisome biogenesis factor 2 translates to MADARGEAPGPGEASDLATRVLRISQLDAFELDGALEQLVWSQFSQCFQHFKPGLLTPFEPELKALLQLLLWRFTVYSQSATAGQALLSIRYRDASSGARRYRPMSRRQKLGLALCTVGGRWLRERSHSLFLRLPADSHARTARRALELLAGLASAASLLNFLLFLRRGSYPTLAERLLGVRAEFSRPQGPRDVSFHYVNRELLWHGFAEFLIFLLPLVNVWKLKSAALALFSPPHPSADADASESTNCKECGLCGEWPTMPHSVGCGHVFCYYCIKGHAMADMYFTCPRCGAEGGAVEPVRLPVELTEIRQD, encoded by the exons ATGG CGGACGCTAGAGGTGAGGCACCCGGCCCCGGGGAGGCTTCTGACCTGGCGACGCGGGTTTTGAGAATAAGTCAGCTGGATGCTTTTGAACTGGATGGAGCCTTGGAACAGCTCGTTTGGTCACAGTTCAGCCAGTGTTTCCAGCACTTCAAGCCAGGCCTTTTAACCCCTTTTGAGCCTGAGCTCAAAGCGCTGCTCCAGCTACTGCTGTGGCGCTTCACCGTCTACTCCCAGAGCGCCACGGCAGGCCAGGCGCTGCTCAGCATCCGCTACCGCGACGCCTCCTCCGGCGCGCGCCGCTACCGGCCTATGAGTCGGCGGCAGAAGCTGGGCTTGGCGCTATGCACGGTGGGGGGGCGCTGGCTGAGGGAGCGCTCGCATTCGCTCTTCTTGCGGCTCCCCGCCGACTCGCACGCCCGTACGGCCCGCCGCGCGCTGGAGCTCCTCGCCGGGCTGGCCAGCGCCGCCAGTCTGCTCAACTTCCTGCTGTTCCTGCGGCGCGGCAGCTACCCCACGCTGGCGGAGCGGCTGCTGGGGGTGCGGGCGGAGTTTAGCCGGCCACAGGGCCCGCGCGACGTCTCCTTCCACTACGTCAACCGCGAGCTGCTGTGGCACGGCTTCGCCGAGTTCCTCATCTTCCTGCTGCCGCTGGTGAACGTGTGGAAGCTCAAGTCCGCCGCGCTCGCCCTCTTCTCGCCCCCGCACCCCTCTGCGGACGCCGACGCGTCTGAGTCCACCAACTGCAAAGAGTGTGGGCTGTGTGGGGAGTGGCCCACGATGCCTCACTCCGTAGGCTGTGGCCATGTGTTCTGCTACTACTGCATTAAGGGCCACGCCATGGCAGACATGTACTTCACCTGCCCCAGGTGTGGGGCTGAGGGCGGTGCCGTGGAGCCAGTAAGGCTTCCGGTGGAGCTGACGGAAATCCGACAGGATTAG